A window from Drosophila nasuta strain 15112-1781.00 chromosome 3, ASM2355853v1, whole genome shotgun sequence encodes these proteins:
- the LOC132793288 gene encoding deoxyribonuclease TATDN1, with product MALKYIDIGANLTDPMFRGCYGGSTKHQADLNIVLNRAWQHGLQKLIVTSGCVSDVDEALELVAKDERLVTTVGAHPTRCGEFVAEPEQYYNELRSRIKANPQKVVAVGECGLDYDRLHFCDKETQKQYFEKQLSLAEEFKLPLFLHMRNANEDFMAILERNRDKLKACGGGVVHSFTGTLEEAQSILAFGGLYIGLNGCSLKTEENVEVVRQLPNDRIMLETDCPWCGIRPSHASHKHVSTKFPTVKKKEKWTAETLIDGRNEPCQITQVLEAIAGIKQEPKEKLAELYYQNTEDLFFSKTK from the exons ATggctttaaaatatattg ATATTGGCGCAAATCTAACGGATCCTATGTTCCGTGGCTGCTATGGTGGCTCAACCAAGCACCAGGCTGACCTCAACATTGTTTTGAATCGCGCGTGGCAACATGGACTGCAAAAGCTGATAGTCACATCTGGATGCGTGAGCGACGTGGACGAAGCTCTGGAACTGGTAGCCAAAGATG AGAGGCTCGTCACAACAGTGGGCGCGCATCCCACACGCTGTGGTGAATTCGTGGCAGAACCAGAGCAATACTACAATGAGCTGCGCTCCAGAATCAAAGCGAATCCACAGAAAGTTGTCGCTGTTGGAGAATGCGGTCTGGACTATGATCGTCTGCACTTCTGTGACAAAGAAACACAAAAGCAATACTTTGAGAAGCAGCTGAGCTTAGCCGAAGAATTTAAATTGCCATTATTCTTGCATATGCGGAACGCCAACGAGGACTTTATGGCTATATTAGAACGTAATAGAGATAAACTGAAAGCCTGTGGTGGAGGCGTGGTGCACAGCTTCACTGGCACACTAGAGGAGGCGCAGAGCATACTGGCATTCGGTGGCCTCTACATTGGTTTGAATGGTTGCTCTTTGAAAACAGAAGAAAACGTTGAAGTGGTACGACAACTGCCCAATGATCGGATAATGCTGGAAACTGATTGTCCTTGGTGCGGCATTCGTCCCTCTCATGCTAGTCACAAGCACGTGTCCACCAAGTTTCCGACTGttaaaaagaaggaaaaatgGACCGCGGAGACATTGATAGATGGTCGCAACGAACCCTGTCAGATTAC TCAAGTACTGGAGGCAATAGCGGGAATTAAGCAGGAGCCCAAGGAGAAATTGGCCGAACTCTACTATCAGAACACAGAGGATTTGTTCTTTAGCAAGacgaaataa
- the LOC132790161 gene encoding microfibril-associated glycoprotein 4-like → MKISFDLKNEQILALKRKLANFQTNAILYNERIKQKDELIMLLQQRTCSDNNSNKKSGKRAGLLEAKKNETIEVSKESNFNSSNQMEADSIGNETRDVFTFQASNFSYANQTDDFQIEELPLTCLGYENSSDINEIMVPNVGRLRVLCNESGWAVILNRFDGSENFYRNWFDYRKGFGNLQRELFIGLEVLYQMTTYQRYELHIELTDFQNNVRKANYNNFIIGSEEEAYKLKDLGSYEGDLGDALPYNIGQKFTTFDSDNDKWLEGNCAIYYSSGGWYDRCANSNLFGKFFHSEVENKQGIWWYRWKGYKTLRAVKMMIRPRD, encoded by the exons ATGAAGATTTCATTCGATCTAAAAAATGAACAGATTCTAGCATTGAAAAGGAAACTAGCGAATTTTCAAACTAATGCGATTTTGTACAATGAGAGAATCAAACAAAAGGATGAGCTGATTATGCTCCTCCAGCAAAGAACTTGTTCtgataacaacagcaacaagaaaagcGGAAAACGAGCTGGTTTGCTTGAGGCCAAAAAGAATGAGACCATTGAGGTTTCCAAAGAATCGAACTTTAACAGTTCGAACCAAATGGAAGCTGATTCGATTGGCAATGAAACTAGAGATGTTTTCACATTCCAAGCCTCCAACTTCAGTTATGCTAACCAGACAGATGATTTTCAGATTGAAGAGTTGCCTCTAACTTGTCTTGGCTACGAGAATTCATCGGATATTAACGAGATAATGGTGCCCAATGTGGGTAGACTTCGAGTGCTGTGTAATGAAAGTGGTTGGGCAGTGATTCTGAATCGTTTCGATGGTAGTGAAAATTTTTATAGGAACTGGTTTGATTATCGCAAAGGTTTTGGTAATCTGCAGCGAGAGTTGTTCATAGGATTGGAGGTATTGTATCAGATGACAACATATCAACGCTATGAATTGCATATTGAGCTTACGGATTTCCAAAATAATGTTCGCAAAGCCAACTACAACAATTTTATCATTGGCAGCGAAGAGGAGGCTTATAAGTTAAAGGATCTAGGATCTTATGAGGGAGATCTTGGAGATGCTCTGCCCTACAATATTGGGCAGAAATTCACAACTTTCGATTCGGATAACGATAAATGGCTTGAAGGAAATTGCGCCATTTACTATTCAAGTGGCGGATGGTACGATCGATGTGCTAATAG CAATCTATTTGGCAAATTCTTTCACTCTGAGGTAGAGAATAAGCAAGGCATCTGGTGGTACAGATGGAAGGGATACAAGACTTTGCGAGCTGTCAAAATGATGATCCGTCCGAGGGATTGA